From Bradyrhizobium sp. sBnM-33:
ATGGAAGGCGTGCGCGTGGGCGAAGACAGCCTTTTGCCGAACGTCAAGGGCCTCAAGGGGCCGTTCGGGTGCCTCAATCGTGCGCGCTACGGCATCTCCTGGGGTGCGATAGGAGCTGCTGAGTTCTGCTGGCACGCAGCCCGTCAGTACACTCTGGACCGCAAGCAGTTTGGACGGCCGCTCGCCGCGACTCAGATGGTGCAGTTGAAGCTCTCGAATATGATGACCGAGATCGCGCTCGGCCTACAATCGAGCCTTAGGGTAGGACGATTGATGGAGGAGGAGCTCGAGGCTCCGGAGATGATCTCTCTCGTTAAGCGCAACAACTGCGGTAAGGCGCTCGAGATCGCACGCGTCGCGCGGGATTTGCACGGGGGCAACGGAATTTCCGATGAATTCCACGTCATCAGACACATGATGAACCTCGAAGCTGTCAATACTTACGAGGGGACTCACGATATCCACGCTCTTATCCTCGGTCGGGCACAGACCGGCATCCAAGCGTTCAATTGATGGCTCTCCAAATGAAAGGATGTCTAACCGGACTTCGTGTTTTGGACCTCAGCCGTGTTCTTGCAGGGCCGTGGGCCGGACAGATATTCGCCGATCTAGGAGCGGAAGTGATCAAGGTGGAGCGTCCTGGAGTCGGAGATGACACAAGGTCGTGGGGTCCCCCCTTCCTCACCGATGGCGCTGGTTGCCCAACTTCGGAAGCGGCTTACTTCCTTTCGTGTAATCGCGGAAAGAAGTCGGTCACAATCGACATCACGAATCCTGCTGGGCAAGAGCTGGTTAAGAAATTGGCGGCCAAATCCGACTTCTTGCTCGAGAATTTCAAGGTCGGTGGACTGGCCAAATACGGACTCGCCTACGAAAATTTGCGTCACCTGAACCGCGGCTTGATCTACTGCTCGATCACCGGATTTGGTCAGGATGGACCTTATAAAGATCGCGCGGGCTACGACTTCATGATCCAAGCGATGGGGGGTCTCATGAGTATCACGGGACTTCCGGACGGAGTACTTGGAGGCGGTCCCGTCAAAGTGGGAGTTGCGATTACGGATCTGTTCACGGGCATGTACGCTACGGTTGCGATGCTTGCGGCGCTCGAGCACCGAAGGCACACCGGCGAAGGACAAAGTATCGATCTATCGTTGTTGGACGTTCAAGTCGCTACGTTGGCCAATCAGGCTCTTAACTACCTCACGTCAGGAGAAGTGCCGGGGCGGCTCGGCAATGCACATCCAAACGTCGCCCCTTACGAGGCGCTACCGACATCTGATGGACATATTGTCCTCGCGGTTGGCAACGACGGCCAATTCAATCGGTTCTGCGCGGCGGCCGGCCGGCCGGGTTTGTCCGCGGACCCACGCTTTGCAACGAATCCAGCCCGAGTGCAGAACCGCGGCATTCTGAGCCCGCAGCTTGCATCTCTGATTTCCGCGCAGTCGACCGATCACTGGCTGGAGGTTCTCGAGGCGGCTGGCGTCCCTTGTGGACCGATTAACACCTTGGACCGGGTGTTCGATGATCCCCAGGTCAAGCATCGTGAGATGTGCATGAATGTGGCTCATTCGACCGGCGGAAAGCTCCGCCTTGTAGCGTCTCCGATGAAGTTCTCGGCGACACCTGCCAGCGAAACCCTAGCTCCCCCGGTACTCGGACAGCATACAGAGGAGGTTCTATCGGAGCTGGTAGAACTGCCGAAGGATATAATCGAGACCCTGAAGTGGCGCGGCATCATCTAGCTTCGGCGTACGCGACACTACCGCCGCTAGGCGAGAGCTTCAGGACTGGATCGTTCACATGTCGAATCCAATTGGCTCGATTCGCCGTACGGACACAAAACTCCGCTCGTTGCTGAACGAAATGGCGTGCGACTTCTTCGTCCACCTACAGGCTGTTGAAGAAGTCGGTAGCGAAGCGTTTCGGATCGCGATTCCCTAGGATCAAGATTTTTCTTGGGGGCTCGCGATGCGGGAAGTGACGAACGGTCTGGCTCGCTTTTCAGTTATGTGGACCTGGAGGGGACACCTCCCGCGCCAGCGCCCTCCACTCAGGCGGTGTAATCATGCAGGTCAACAAAGTTCATTCCGTCCCACCATCGATTGCGTCGCCAAGGATTCTCGGCGAAGACGAAGGCTGGTTGTGGGATCTCGCCAATGGAACGGAATCCCGCGGACAGCCTCGTCTGGGTCGTCGGTCTCGGTGATGATGGCGTCATGGCGTTCACCAACTTCGGCATCGAAACCTGATGGAGCTCATCAGGATACACAAGCAAAACCCGAACTCCTCAAGCGATGAAATCGGGATCCATTGTCCGCGCCTTAGCCCGGATGGATGCGGCTCGAGCGCAACGAACGAGTCATCGAAGCCCTTGAACGATCGGAATTGCGGCCAGGCGACGCTGCCAACCTGAGATAGCACCTGGAGCCAGTTTGCGAAAAGTGAGAGGTAGGGGGAAAGAATCTTCGCAGTTTCGGTTGGATGTGCAGAACTTCGGCTGTAATAGGTTAAAGATCGTGGAAATTCGACCCCCGGAATCGATAGCATTTACTCGGGACAAGCTTCCGGAGGGCCGGAATTCAACACGCGAGGAGGGGAACGTGAACCGTTTGATCAACCGCAGGCGTTTCATGAAGGCGACATCGTCCGCTATCGCGGTGGGTGCGCTGTCTTCCGTTGCCGGCCCGGTGTCGGCCGCATCATCGGACGCGCTAAGGCTGAACATGAGCGCCGGCAATTTCGGCGAGGCGATTATGAACGCCTTTGTGAAGCCCTTCGAGGCCGAGACCGGGATCAAGGTGATGCCCGTCTACCAGGATATCAGAGCGGCCCAGGTTGGGCTCATGGTGAAAACCAATAGCGTCACCATCGACGCGATTCTCGTAGGCCAATCCACCGCTCTTGGTCTGGTTGCGGGCGATTATCTTGAGAAGATCGACTACTCAATCTACAACCAGCAGGAGTTGGACGAGATCGCAGACTATTGCAAACATCCATTCGGCTTCGGCGCCTATATCTATTCTTTGAACATGGTTTACAACACCAAGAAGTTCCCGGCTGACAGGCCGCGGCCTACCAACTGGGCCGAGTTCTGGAACGTAGCGAAATTTCCCGGCGTCCG
This genomic window contains:
- a CDS encoding CaiB/BaiF CoA transferase family protein — its product is MKGCLTGLRVLDLSRVLAGPWAGQIFADLGAEVIKVERPGVGDDTRSWGPPFLTDGAGCPTSEAAYFLSCNRGKKSVTIDITNPAGQELVKKLAAKSDFLLENFKVGGLAKYGLAYENLRHLNRGLIYCSITGFGQDGPYKDRAGYDFMIQAMGGLMSITGLPDGVLGGGPVKVGVAITDLFTGMYATVAMLAALEHRRHTGEGQSIDLSLLDVQVATLANQALNYLTSGEVPGRLGNAHPNVAPYEALPTSDGHIVLAVGNDGQFNRFCAAAGRPGLSADPRFATNPARVQNRGILSPQLASLISAQSTDHWLEVLEAAGVPCGPINTLDRVFDDPQVKHREMCMNVAHSTGGKLRLVASPMKFSATPASETLAPPVLGQHTEEVLSELVELPKDIIETLKWRGII